The nucleotide sequence GGCCCGGAGGCTTTTGAGCAGCGCGGCCCCGTCTTCGTGGGTTCCGGCATAGAACACCAGCTCGGGTTTGGCCGCCACGATCTGCGCCAGCGTGAACTTCAGCGCTGCCGGATCGGTGGCGGCGGCGGCACCGTTAAAGCCCACCACCTCGACCTTCCGGACTTCCAGATTCACCTGCAACTGCTTGGCCAGCCCGTTGCCGAAGGTCTGGTTGTCGCTGACGATATACACCCGTTTGACGTGCAGCGTCGAGGCGATGTACTGCGCCGCCACGTTCGACTGGGCGCTGTTGGGCGCAATAATTCTGCTGAAGTAGTTCCAGCCCTGCTGGGTCAGTTCATCGGTGGCGCTGGTGGGCGAAATGATCGCCAGCGGCGTGGCCCGGACAGACTCGGCCACCTTGAGCGTGACCCCCGAATTGACCGGCCCGACCAGCCCGAGAATGGCAGGATCGCGCAGGGCGGCGGCCATCTGATCCACGCCCCGGACTGCCTCTCCGCCGTCGTCCAGGGTTGCAAGTTGCAGCTCAATGCCCAGCTTCGCAAAGTCGGCCTGCCGCTGCGTCAGGGCCAGTTCGGCTCCCTGCTGCACGTCGGTTCCGATGGCAATCTGGCTGCCGCTCAGAGGAGCCATTACCGCGATTTTTGCCGTGACCGCGTGTGACATGCTGAGCGCGATCATGACGCCGAGTGCCGCGAAACGGCGGGAGCAGAAGGCAGCAGTGGCGGGCCTCGCCTGGAGTGTTGGCTTTTTCATGCTTAACCTTGTATTAATACAGGGATACCAACCATTATTTTTTATACGCTTGCCTTCCGTTTCGTATAAAATCTTATGACATTCAACGAATAAGGGGGGATCAGTGTTGTTTGTTACACTGTCACTGACGATCCGGGCCAGTATGCTGAAGACATGCAGACGGTGGCCGAGGTGCGTCAGAGGTGCCAGAGCTTGCCTGGCAGCCAGGAAACCTTTCCCTTCGACGCCCATACGCTGGTGATGAAGGTGGGCGGCAAGATGTACGCCCTGCTCGCACTGAACAGCGACCCGCTGAGCCTGAGCCTGAAATGTGACCCAGAGCGGGCCGAGGCCCTGCGAGCAGCATTCGAGCAGATCACACCGGGATACCACCTGAGTAAGCGGCACTGGAATACCCTGCGGCTGGACGGCACGCTGCCCGCCGAACTGGTGACCGAGTTGCTGGTGCACAGTCACGCACTGGTGGTCGCCAGCCTGACGCGGGCGCAACGGGCGGCCCTGAACGGCAGACAGGCAGCGGATGTAACCACGCTGTAATGCCAGGTATGAGAAGATCAGATGGGCCGATATGCTCCGTTTGTAGCAGCGCCTGGAGGCAATTCATGAGGTCTGACTCAAAGCCAGTGCGGATTCTTCTCAGCGCTAATGCCAGCGCCGCGCTATGCTGGAGACGTTCGACAACATCCTTTTGGTTCGAAACGGCGGCCCGCTGTGGGTGGCTGCACGGTTCTCACGCCGAAGGGGGAGGCACCTTTTGAAGCTCCAAACGATGGCGCTGCACCACGCGCCGCTGCTGCACCAGCTGTACCTCGATACTCCAGATTATTTTGCGCTGCTGGGCACCAATCCGCCGTCATTGGGTGAGGTGGAACGCGACGTACAAACCGCCCTCTTCGATCCGCGCCGCCGACTGGAACTGCTGTACCGCCACGCGGGAACCTCAGACGGTCAGACACTTCAGAACAGTGAGCTGCTGGGCAGCCTCGACTACAAGCTCGATTTTCCCGAACCCGGCGACGTGACCATCAATCTGCTGCTGATTCGCGGCGATCTTCAGAGCGGCGGCCTGGGCCGACAGGCAGTGCATCTGCTGGAAAAGCAACTGCCCAGCGGTACTGTGCGGCTGCTCGCCAGCGTGCTGGGCGAAAATCCGCGTGCCGTGGCCTTCTGGGAGCGGCTGGGCTTTTCATTTGCCACAGACGCCCGCCCGGTCATGACGTGGTACGCCAAACCGCTCGGAAACGCCCGCCTAGCGCCGAAAGCACCCGTTCTGACGCCGGTGCTGTAGCGGGCGCGGGGAACCGCCGGGCTGTCCCGGCTTGACTCCTGCGCCTGTATCTGCTTGCGTAGGCAGCATGATCATCAAATACGGCGGCAACGCCATGAAGAGTGTGGAACTGCGCCGCGTGGTGGCCCGTGAAATCGGGGAACTGCGCCGCGAGTTGCCTGTGGTGGTCGTTCACGGCGGCGGCCCGGTCATCGAACGCGAACTGACGGTGCGCGGCATCGAAAGCCGCTTCGTGGACGGGCTGCGCTTCACGTCGCCGGACGCGATGGACGCCGTTGAGATGGCGCTGTGCAAGCTGAACAAGGAGCTGAGTCAGGACATCGGAGACGCGGTGGGCCTGATGGGACGCGACAGCGAGTTGCTGCGCGGCGAACTGCTCGACCGCACCCGCTACGGACGGGTCGGGCAGGTGACGGGGGTGAACACGGCGCTGCTGCACACCCTGCTGGCGGCGGGCATCACCCCGGTGCTGGGCTGCCTCGCGGTCGACGCAGACGGCGAGGTGATGAACGTCAATGCCGATACCTCGGCGGGCGCGGTGGCCGGGGCCATGCAGCAGGGCATCGTGTTTCTGACCGATGTGGCGGGCGTGTACCGTGCGTTTCCCGATCCTGCCAGCCTCGCCGCCGAGCTGACCCGCGCCGAGGTGGTGAAGGGCATGGAAGACGGCTGGATCGCGGGCGGCATGATTCCCAAGGTGGGCGCGGCCCTGTCGGCGCTGGACGCGGGCGCACCCTTCGCCGTCATCGCCAGTGGCATGCAGGCGGGCGTGCTGGCAGCAGCCGTCGGCGGCAACGCCGGAACTCGGCTGATTCCCTGAAACGGCCCCAGCCCCGCTCCAATTCGGTAAGCCGATACCCTACGTCTGACCAAAGAATTTGC is from Deinococcus ruber and encodes:
- a CDS encoding branched-chain amino acid ABC transporter substrate-binding protein; amino-acid sequence: MKKPTLQARPATAAFCSRRFAALGVMIALSMSHAVTAKIAVMAPLSGSQIAIGTDVQQGAELALTQRQADFAKLGIELQLATLDDGGEAVRGVDQMAAALRDPAILGLVGPVNSGVTLKVAESVRATPLAIISPTSATDELTQQGWNYFSRIIAPNSAQSNVAAQYIASTLHVKRVYIVSDNQTFGNGLAKQLQVNLEVRKVEVVGFNGAAAATDPAALKFTLAQIVAAKPELVFYAGTHEDGAALLKSLRAAGLKTLFMGGQSLDTPAFIRLAQDDAAGVMYVSGYGPVASFSNRFRFVEQFQTAYKHPPQIRSVFAYDAMNVMLDAVENAFKASGRLPTRAELIPAVRKVNLTAFQAVTGPISLSANGERLSTPMFVIGVDSKTLLQNVLYVSRYHSPR
- a CDS encoding MmcQ/YjbR family DNA-binding protein, with amino-acid sequence MQTVAEVRQRCQSLPGSQETFPFDAHTLVMKVGGKMYALLALNSDPLSLSLKCDPERAEALRAAFEQITPGYHLSKRHWNTLRLDGTLPAELVTELLVHSHALVVASLTRAQRAALNGRQAADVTTL
- a CDS encoding GNAT family N-acetyltransferase; its protein translation is MKLQTMALHHAPLLHQLYLDTPDYFALLGTNPPSLGEVERDVQTALFDPRRRLELLYRHAGTSDGQTLQNSELLGSLDYKLDFPEPGDVTINLLLIRGDLQSGGLGRQAVHLLEKQLPSGTVRLLASVLGENPRAVAFWERLGFSFATDARPVMTWYAKPLGNARLAPKAPVLTPVL
- the argB gene encoding acetylglutamate kinase yields the protein MIIKYGGNAMKSVELRRVVAREIGELRRELPVVVVHGGGPVIERELTVRGIESRFVDGLRFTSPDAMDAVEMALCKLNKELSQDIGDAVGLMGRDSELLRGELLDRTRYGRVGQVTGVNTALLHTLLAAGITPVLGCLAVDADGEVMNVNADTSAGAVAGAMQQGIVFLTDVAGVYRAFPDPASLAAELTRAEVVKGMEDGWIAGGMIPKVGAALSALDAGAPFAVIASGMQAGVLAAAVGGNAGTRLIP